The Pseudoalteromonas ulvae UL12 genome has a window encoding:
- a CDS encoding GTP-binding protein has translation MAKEKFERVKPHVNVGTIGHVDHGKTTLTAAITNVLAKVYGGTAKDFASIDNAPEER, from the coding sequence ATGGCAAAAGAAAAGTTTGAACGCGTAAAACCGCACGTAAACGTTGGTACTATCGGCCACGTTGACCACGGTAAAACTACACTAACTGCAGCAATCACTAACGTACTTGCAAAAGTATACGGTGGTACTGCTAAAGATTTCGCATCAATCGATAACGCTCCAGAAGAGCGCG